A part of Microbulbifer salipaludis genomic DNA contains:
- a CDS encoding DUF2065 family protein, which yields MWDELVRALGLVLIIEGVLPFLYPRRWRALVQQLASVDNRSLRTAGLVSMLAGTALLMLFG from the coding sequence GTGTGGGACGAGCTGGTCCGGGCCCTGGGCCTGGTACTGATCATCGAAGGTGTATTGCCTTTTCTCTACCCCCGGCGCTGGCGCGCACTGGTGCAGCAGCTGGCATCTGTGGATAATCGCAGCCTGCGCACGGCGGGGCTGGTCTCCATGCTCGCCGGCACGGCCCTGCTGATGCTCTTTGGCTGA
- a CDS encoding ATP phosphoribosyltransferase regulatory subunit: MTQAERWMLPDGIAEILPADAKRVETLRRNLLDLYHRWGYELIIPPMVEFADSLLIGMGRDVDLSTFRVTDQLSGRSLGIRADITPQAARIDSHSFPRSGANRLCYAGQVLYTRPRAPMGPRAPIQIGAELYGVESLQGDIEVISLMIETLRAAGIREIHLDLGHVAIFRSLARAAELDEQQKSALIALLQSKAVADIERWVDDNITSADAANWLRGLPRLAGGSECLARAKELFGNGPDALKSALDELQKVADAVARRYPQVTLFFDLSEMRGYDYETGLVFAAYSPGHGQALANGGRYNGIGAVFGRDRAATGFSTDLAAINALGANGEREAGAILAPASDCEQLWQTAESLRAAGEVVISLMGDAGSDDSETLSRCDRELVKEGAGWVVKSRS; the protein is encoded by the coding sequence ATGACCCAAGCCGAACGCTGGATGCTACCGGATGGCATCGCCGAGATTTTGCCTGCCGACGCCAAGCGGGTGGAAACCCTGCGCCGAAACCTGCTGGACCTCTATCACCGCTGGGGATATGAGCTGATTATTCCGCCGATGGTGGAGTTTGCCGACTCCCTGCTGATTGGTATGGGGCGCGATGTGGACCTGAGTACCTTCCGGGTGACTGACCAGTTGTCCGGCCGCAGCCTGGGGATTCGCGCGGACATTACCCCGCAGGCGGCGCGTATCGACAGCCACAGTTTCCCCCGCAGTGGCGCTAATCGCCTGTGCTACGCGGGACAGGTGCTCTACACTCGCCCGCGAGCGCCCATGGGGCCGCGCGCGCCGATCCAGATTGGCGCGGAGTTGTACGGTGTCGAAAGCCTGCAGGGCGACATCGAGGTCATCAGCCTGATGATCGAAACCCTGCGTGCTGCGGGTATTCGCGAAATCCACCTGGACCTTGGGCATGTGGCGATTTTCCGCAGCCTTGCCCGGGCCGCCGAGCTGGACGAGCAGCAAAAGAGCGCGTTGATTGCCTTGCTGCAAAGCAAAGCCGTGGCGGATATCGAGCGTTGGGTAGACGACAATATTACTTCCGCGGATGCCGCCAACTGGCTGCGCGGCCTGCCGCGCCTGGCCGGTGGCAGCGAGTGTCTGGCGCGGGCCAAAGAGCTGTTTGGCAACGGCCCGGACGCGCTGAAAAGTGCACTGGACGAACTGCAGAAAGTTGCCGACGCGGTTGCGCGTCGTTACCCGCAGGTGACGCTGTTTTTCGACCTCAGCGAAATGCGCGGCTACGACTATGAGACCGGGCTGGTGTTTGCCGCCTACTCCCCTGGCCACGGCCAGGCACTGGCCAACGGCGGCCGCTACAACGGCATCGGTGCCGTATTCGGCCGCGACCGCGCGGCCACCGGCTTCAGTACCGATCTGGCGGCGATCAATGCACTGGGTGCCAACGGTGAACGGGAGGCCGGGGCGATTCTGGCTCCCGCCAGCGATTGTGAACAGCTGTGGCAGACCGCCGAGTCCCTGCGCGCTGCGGGTGAAGTGGTGATCAGCCTGATGGGCGACGCCGGCAGCGATGATAGCGAGACCCTGAGCCGCTGCGACCGCGAACTGGTGAAGGAAGGCGCCGGCTGGGTGGTGAAGTCCCGCTCGTAA